In Streptomyces sp. NBC_00878, a single window of DNA contains:
- a CDS encoding DUF6230 family protein codes for MESQVRGGTRWKRFAVVMVPSVAATAAIGVALAQGALAASFSVSGQSFKVTADQLEGKGFSQYGAVDAGYTLKGQKTAHPVAVSAFKTASITNMCQSVVTPDIPLLGSVSLLLKAGGGGTPVKAENLYIDVEDLSADTEFKGMEIGVAAGDLSKGPGIQKGDQANPYGFAQQADSALLTDVKQTAWATTAGTFKLSGLKMSLSKGVKECY; via the coding sequence ATGGAGTCCCAGGTGCGTGGCGGGACGAGATGGAAGCGGTTCGCGGTCGTCATGGTGCCCAGCGTGGCCGCGACTGCCGCGATAGGTGTCGCCCTGGCTCAGGGTGCTCTCGCCGCGTCGTTCAGTGTGTCCGGTCAGTCGTTCAAGGTGACGGCGGACCAGCTCGAAGGCAAGGGCTTCTCGCAGTACGGAGCCGTTGACGCGGGGTACACGCTCAAGGGTCAGAAGACGGCGCACCCGGTCGCGGTGTCGGCGTTCAAGACCGCCTCGATCACGAACATGTGCCAGTCCGTGGTCACCCCGGACATCCCGCTGCTCGGCTCTGTCAGCCTGTTGCTGAAGGCGGGCGGCGGCGGCACTCCGGTCAAGGCCGAGAACCTCTACATCGATGTCGAGGACCTCAGTGCCGACACCGAGTTCAAGGGCATGGAAATCGGCGTCGCCGCCGGTGACCTCAGCAAGGGCCCCGGCATCCAGAAGGGCGACCAGGCGAACCCGTACGGTTTCGCCCAGCAGGCCGACTCGGCCCTGCTGACCGACGTGAAGCAGACGGCGTGGGCCACCACCGCCGGAACCTTCAAGCTCAGCGGCCTGAAGATGTCGCTGTCCAAGGGTGTCAAGGAGTGCTACTAG
- a CDS encoding tetratricopeptide repeat protein — protein MQPRNMSMSGVVDLAAVKAAQEAKAKAEQARAEAARQGGGAPAAVSPSSLVIDVDEAGFERDVLQRSTEVPIVIDFWAEWCEPCKQLSPLLERLAVEYSGRFVLAKIDVDANQMLMQQFGIQGIPAVFAVVAGQALPLFQGAAPEAQIRGTLDQLVQVAEERFGLTGLAVDADAGPGAESDARPAEPQVPAGPYDALLEAAVRALDAGDLGGAVQAYKNVLSDDPGNTEAKLGLAQAELLQRVQEADPQQVRKEAADNPGDVAAQIAAADLDLVGGHVEDAFGRLVDAVARTAGDDRDAARVRLLELFEVVGADDPRVAAARRALARALF, from the coding sequence ATGCAGCCACGGAACATGTCCATGAGCGGAGTCGTCGACCTCGCCGCGGTGAAGGCGGCCCAAGAGGCCAAGGCGAAGGCGGAGCAGGCGCGTGCCGAAGCGGCGCGGCAGGGCGGCGGAGCCCCCGCCGCGGTGTCGCCGTCGAGCCTCGTCATCGACGTCGACGAGGCGGGTTTTGAGCGGGACGTCCTGCAGCGCTCCACCGAGGTGCCGATCGTCATCGATTTCTGGGCCGAGTGGTGCGAGCCGTGCAAGCAGCTCAGCCCGCTCCTGGAGCGGCTCGCCGTCGAGTACAGCGGCCGGTTCGTCCTCGCCAAGATCGACGTCGACGCGAATCAGATGTTGATGCAGCAGTTCGGGATCCAGGGGATCCCGGCGGTGTTCGCGGTGGTGGCCGGGCAGGCCCTGCCGCTCTTCCAGGGCGCGGCCCCCGAGGCGCAGATCCGGGGCACCCTGGACCAGCTCGTGCAGGTCGCCGAGGAGCGCTTCGGCCTGACCGGCCTCGCCGTCGACGCGGACGCCGGGCCGGGCGCCGAGTCGGACGCGCGCCCCGCCGAGCCCCAGGTCCCGGCCGGTCCGTACGACGCGCTGCTCGAAGCCGCCGTACGAGCCCTGGACGCGGGCGACTTGGGCGGCGCGGTGCAGGCGTACAAGAACGTACTGAGTGACGACCCGGGCAACACGGAGGCCAAACTGGGCCTCGCCCAGGCCGAGTTGCTCCAGCGGGTGCAGGAAGCCGACCCGCAGCAGGTGCGCAAGGAGGCCGCCGACAATCCCGGTGACGTGGCGGCACAGATCGCCGCGGCCGACCTGGATCTGGTGGGTGGTCATGTGGAGGACGCCTTCGGGCGGCTCGTCGACGCCGTGGCGCGTACAGCCGGTGATGACCGGGACGCGGCGCGCGTACGGCTCCTGGAGCTCTTCGAGGTGGTGGGCGCCGACGACCCGCGGGTCGCGGCGGCGCGCCGGGCGCTGGCCCGTGCCTTGTTCTGA
- a CDS encoding TetR/AcrR family transcriptional regulator codes for MHSRTSVPRTGRPRSAAADAAILAATRAALVELGWSKLTLGDVATRAGVAKTTLYRRWAGKNELVVDAVAALFDELELPDRGSLAADIEGVVLQFAAILARPEAKSGLMAVLAESTRDDALRERIRASVVVRQKRLVLEGRTRAQARGELPQEPDPSAAARTDDLIFDMVAGAVVHRTLVCAAPVDLNWVHDFTRVLLLGLAGAATGGQA; via the coding sequence ATGCACAGTCGCACTTCCGTCCCGCGCACGGGGCGTCCGCGCAGCGCCGCCGCGGACGCCGCGATCCTGGCGGCGACGCGGGCGGCGCTCGTCGAACTGGGCTGGTCCAAGCTGACGCTGGGGGATGTGGCGACGCGTGCCGGTGTCGCGAAGACGACGCTCTACCGCAGGTGGGCGGGCAAGAACGAACTCGTGGTCGACGCGGTGGCGGCACTCTTCGACGAGCTGGAGCTGCCCGACCGGGGCAGTCTCGCGGCGGACATCGAGGGCGTGGTGCTCCAGTTCGCGGCGATCCTCGCCCGGCCGGAGGCGAAGAGCGGGCTCATGGCGGTGCTCGCCGAGTCGACACGGGACGACGCGTTGCGGGAGCGGATCCGGGCGTCGGTGGTCGTCCGCCAGAAGCGGCTGGTCCTGGAGGGCCGGACTCGGGCCCAGGCCCGCGGGGAACTCCCGCAGGAGCCGGACCCCTCGGCCGCGGCCCGCACCGACGACCTGATCTTCGACATGGTGGCGGGTGCGGTGGTGCACCGCACCCTGGTCTGCGCGGCCCCGGTGGACCTGAACTGGGTCCACGATTTCACCCGGGTGCTGCTGCTGGGCTTGGCGGGGGCGGCCACGGGCGGCCAGGCCTGA
- a CDS encoding methylmalonyl-CoA mutase: MDADAIEEGRRRWQARYDASRKREADFTTLSGDAVEPVYGPRPGDEYDGFERIGWPGEYPFTRGLYSTGYRGRTWTIRQFAGFGNAEQTNERYRTILANGGGGLSVAFDMPTLMGRDSDDSHSLGEVGHCGVAIDSAADMEVLFKDIPLGDVTTSMTISGPAVPVFCMYLVAAERQGVDPGVLNGTLQTDIFKEYIAQKEWLFPPEPHLRLIGDLMEYCAAKIPAYKPLSVSGYHIREAGSTAAQELAYTLADGFGYVELGLSRGLDVDVFAPGLSFFFDAHLDFFEEIAKFRAARRIWARWMRDVYGARSEKAQWLRFHTQTAGVSLTAQQPYNNVVRTAVEALAAVLGGTNSLHTNALDETLALPSEQAAEIALRTQQVLMEETGVANVADPLGGSWYVEQLTDRIEADAERIFEQIKERGLRAYPDGRHPVGPVTSGILRGIEDGWFTGEIAEAAFQYQRGLEKGEKRVVGVNVHHGSVTGDLEILRVSHEVEREQVRVLADRRSARDEGAVRAALAAMLGAARGGSNMVEPMLDAVRAEATLGEICDVLRGEWGVYTEPAGF, from the coding sequence ATGGACGCTGATGCCATCGAGGAGGGCCGCCGTCGCTGGCAGGCCCGCTACGACGCCTCGCGCAAGCGCGAGGCAGACTTCACCACGCTCTCCGGTGATGCGGTGGAGCCCGTGTACGGACCTCGGCCCGGTGACGAGTACGACGGGTTCGAGCGGATCGGCTGGCCCGGGGAGTATCCCTTCACGCGGGGGCTCTACTCGACCGGCTACCGGGGGCGGACGTGGACCATCCGGCAGTTCGCCGGGTTCGGCAACGCCGAGCAGACCAACGAGCGCTACAGGACGATCCTCGCCAACGGCGGGGGCGGGCTCTCCGTGGCCTTCGACATGCCCACGCTCATGGGGCGCGACTCCGACGATTCCCACTCGCTCGGCGAGGTCGGGCACTGCGGGGTCGCCATCGACTCCGCGGCGGACATGGAGGTCCTGTTCAAGGACATCCCGCTGGGTGACGTGACGACATCGATGACGATCAGCGGACCGGCCGTACCGGTGTTCTGCATGTACCTGGTGGCCGCCGAGCGGCAGGGCGTGGACCCGGGGGTGCTGAACGGCACGCTCCAGACCGACATCTTCAAGGAGTACATCGCCCAGAAGGAGTGGCTCTTCCCGCCCGAGCCGCATCTGCGCCTCATCGGTGACCTGATGGAGTACTGCGCGGCGAAGATCCCCGCGTACAAGCCGCTGTCGGTCTCCGGCTACCACATCCGCGAGGCCGGCTCCACGGCCGCGCAGGAGCTGGCGTACACGCTGGCGGACGGGTTCGGGTACGTGGAGCTGGGGCTCAGCCGTGGGCTGGACGTGGACGTCTTCGCGCCGGGGCTGTCCTTCTTCTTCGACGCCCACCTCGACTTCTTCGAGGAGATCGCCAAGTTCCGGGCGGCGCGGCGCATTTGGGCCCGCTGGATGCGGGACGTGTACGGGGCGCGGTCCGAGAAGGCGCAGTGGCTGCGCTTCCACACGCAGACGGCGGGTGTCTCGCTGACGGCCCAGCAGCCGTACAACAACGTGGTCCGTACGGCGGTCGAGGCGCTCGCGGCCGTGCTGGGCGGCACGAACTCGCTCCACACGAACGCGCTGGACGAGACGCTCGCGCTGCCGTCCGAGCAGGCGGCGGAGATCGCTCTGCGGACGCAGCAGGTGCTGATGGAGGAGACGGGCGTCGCCAACGTCGCGGACCCGCTGGGGGGTTCCTGGTACGTCGAGCAGCTGACGGACCGGATCGAGGCGGACGCGGAGCGGATCTTCGAGCAGATCAAGGAGCGGGGGCTGCGGGCGTATCCCGACGGGCGGCATCCCGTTGGGCCGGTCACGTCCGGGATTCTGCGGGGGATCGAGGACGGGTGGTTCACCGGGGAGATCGCCGAGGCCGCGTTCCAGTACCAGCGGGGGTTGGAGAAGGGGGAGAAGAGGGTCGTCGGTGTCAACGTCCACCATGGGTCCGTGACCGGTGATCTGGAGATTCTGCGGGTCAGTCATGAGGTGGAGCGGGAGCAGGTGCGGGTGCTCGCCGACCGTAGGTCGGCTCGCGACGAGGGGGCTGTGCGGGCCGCTCTCGCCGCGATGCTCGGCGCCGCGCGGGGTGGCTCGAACATGGTTGAGCCGATGCTGGATGCGGTGCGGGCCGAGGCGACGCTCGGCGAGATCTGTGACGTGCTGCGGGGGGAGTGGGGGGTGTATACGGAACCGGCTGGGTTCTAG
- a CDS encoding DUF3817 domain-containing protein has product MKKSVLTRYRVMAYVTGVLLVLLVLGMIGKYLLDLDGAADFTRVVSVAHGWLYVVYLVFAFDLGSKAKWPVPKLLWVLLAGTVPTAAFFVERKVSRELESKVVEDAGAVAKA; this is encoded by the coding sequence ATGAAAAAGAGCGTGCTGACCCGCTACCGCGTCATGGCCTACGTCACCGGTGTCCTGCTGGTCCTGTTGGTCCTCGGGATGATCGGCAAGTACCTGCTCGACCTGGACGGCGCCGCGGACTTCACGCGTGTCGTCAGTGTCGCGCACGGCTGGCTGTACGTCGTCTATCTGGTCTTCGCCTTCGACCTGGGCTCCAAGGCCAAGTGGCCGGTCCCCAAGCTGCTGTGGGTGCTGCTCGCGGGCACCGTCCCCACCGCCGCCTTCTTCGTGGAGCGCAAGGTCAGCCGCGAGCTGGAGTCCAAGGTCGTGGAGGACGCGGGCGCGGTCGCGAAAGCGTGA
- a CDS encoding MarR family winged helix-turn-helix transcriptional regulator codes for MPKPLSLAFDPIARADEHWKQRWGSVPSMGAITSIMRAHQILLAEVDAVVKPYELTFARYEALVLLTFSKAGELPMSKIGERLMVHPTSVTNTVDRLARSGLVDKRPNPNDGRGTLASITDKGREVCDAATRDLMAMDFGLGVYDAEECREIFAMLRPLRVAANDFDEE; via the coding sequence GTGCCGAAGCCGCTCAGTCTTGCCTTCGATCCCATCGCCCGCGCCGACGAGCATTGGAAGCAGCGCTGGGGATCTGTGCCGTCCATGGGCGCGATCACTTCCATCATGCGTGCGCACCAGATTCTGCTCGCCGAGGTCGACGCGGTCGTCAAGCCGTACGAGCTGACGTTCGCGCGGTACGAGGCCCTGGTGCTGCTCACCTTCTCCAAGGCCGGCGAGCTGCCGATGTCCAAGATCGGCGAGCGGTTGATGGTGCACCCGACGTCGGTGACCAACACCGTGGACCGGCTCGCGCGGTCCGGTCTCGTCGACAAGCGCCCCAACCCCAACGACGGACGCGGCACCCTCGCCTCCATCACCGACAAGGGCCGCGAGGTCTGCGACGCGGCCACCCGCGACCTGATGGCGATGGACTTCGGGCTCGGGGTGTACGACGCCGAGGAGTGCCGGGAGATCTTCGCGATGCTGCGGCCGCTGAGAGTGGCGGCGAACGACTTCGACGAGGAGTGA
- a CDS encoding MFS transporter: MPEENRGTTPLPAPERTGRTGRTGRTGHTGYGPVFAVREFRAVFLAHALSLLGVVVSEIALTVLVYGLTGSPLLSALVFALGFLPYLVGGTLLSGVADRFPPRRVLVGCDLVCAGCAALMALPSTPVAALLVLRCVIAAVSPVFSGTRMATLTDILGDGDLFVLGRSLLRIVSQSAVLVGFGLGGVLLTVVSPRGALAVTLGTFLASALLLRLGTRRRPARTGDGALVRYSLSGTRQVLGDRRIRALLLLLWVPPMFVVAPEALAAAYADEAGVGTVWIGLLMCAMPVGTIAGELYAGAALSPAARSRIVLPLAGGGLLPLLLYPFHPGLGWILLVLVLAGAAGAYTLGLDRWFVDAVPEELRGRAMTVHTAGLMTIQGVGMALAGAAAEFWAVSTVVGGVGAVGTVCCVLLAAEVRRTGRARGGGGKGPVKGVEKGAEKGVEKGAEKRAHTEARDGADHDMTGR, translated from the coding sequence ATGCCGGAAGAGAACAGGGGCACCACACCACTGCCCGCACCCGAGAGAACCGGACGCACCGGACGCACCGGACGCACCGGGCACACCGGATACGGTCCCGTCTTCGCCGTGCGCGAGTTCCGTGCCGTCTTCCTCGCGCACGCCCTCTCCCTCCTCGGCGTCGTCGTCAGCGAGATCGCGCTGACCGTGCTCGTGTACGGGCTGACGGGGTCGCCGCTGCTCAGCGCGCTGGTGTTCGCGCTGGGCTTCCTGCCCTACCTCGTGGGCGGCACGCTGCTGTCCGGGGTGGCCGACCGGTTCCCGCCCCGGCGGGTGCTCGTCGGCTGCGATCTGGTGTGTGCCGGGTGCGCGGCGCTGATGGCCCTGCCCTCCACACCCGTTGCCGCGCTGCTCGTGCTGCGGTGCGTCATCGCGGCCGTGTCACCGGTGTTCAGCGGGACACGGATGGCCACGCTGACCGACATCCTCGGGGACGGCGACCTGTTCGTGCTCGGCCGCTCCCTGCTGCGGATCGTCTCGCAGAGCGCCGTACTCGTGGGCTTCGGCCTCGGCGGGGTCCTGCTCACCGTCGTCTCGCCGCGCGGGGCACTGGCCGTCACGCTGGGCACCTTCCTCGCCTCGGCGCTGCTCCTGCGGCTGGGCACACGGCGCCGACCGGCCCGGACCGGGGACGGGGCGCTCGTGCGGTACTCGCTCTCCGGCACCCGGCAGGTCCTCGGCGACCGCCGGATCCGGGCGCTGCTGCTGCTCCTGTGGGTGCCGCCCATGTTCGTCGTGGCACCCGAGGCGCTGGCCGCCGCGTACGCGGACGAGGCCGGGGTCGGCACGGTCTGGATCGGGCTGCTGATGTGCGCGATGCCGGTCGGGACGATCGCGGGGGAGCTGTACGCGGGTGCCGCCCTGTCGCCCGCGGCCCGTTCCCGGATCGTGCTGCCCCTGGCGGGCGGCGGCCTGCTGCCGCTCCTCCTCTACCCGTTCCACCCGGGCCTCGGCTGGATCCTGCTCGTGCTGGTGCTCGCCGGGGCGGCGGGCGCGTACACCCTCGGACTCGACCGCTGGTTCGTGGACGCCGTGCCGGAGGAGCTCCGCGGGCGGGCCATGACCGTGCACACGGCCGGGCTGATGACGATCCAGGGCGTGGGCATGGCACTCGCCGGGGCGGCGGCCGAGTTCTGGGCGGTCAGCACGGTCGTGGGCGGGGTCGGTGCGGTGGGGACGGTGTGCTGTGTACTCCTGGCGGCGGAGGTACGGCGGACGGGAAGGGCCCGGGGAGGCGGGGGGAAGGGGCCGGTGAAGGGTGTGGAGAAGGGGGCGGAGAAGGGTGTGGAGAAGGGGGCGGAGAAGCGGGCGCATACCGAAGCGCGAGACGGGGCTGACCACGATATGACCGGCCGGTAG
- a CDS encoding DUF5937 family protein — protein MPFHLHFGEDDLLRCRFAVSPLWETQEAVRTLNRPERHGYHAHWLRRTRSAAAELDLTPLWLLMPQRGHTPDWLGPPPLGPSATFDEEIAAVRGADPEAAREDTALALADTPGALESPRGRALLADPVRMVQELTDLLAAAWRALVEPDWPRLRALLEADVVFHSRRLAEVGLGGLLSELDRRLAWDAGTLTIDVKGEHVRELGGQGLVLMPSVFSWPNVVSGFEPPWQPTLVYPARGIAGLWAEPSDRTPEALAAILGRGRAAVLAALDDPATTTGLAHRLGLAPSSVSAHLSALRGAGLLVSRRYSHQVLYERTPLGIALLSGDA, from the coding sequence GTGCCGTTCCATCTGCACTTCGGCGAGGACGACCTCCTCCGGTGCCGCTTCGCGGTGTCCCCGTTGTGGGAGACCCAGGAGGCGGTCCGTACCCTCAACCGCCCCGAGCGGCACGGGTATCACGCGCACTGGCTCCGTCGTACGCGTTCGGCTGCCGCGGAGCTCGACCTGACGCCCCTGTGGCTGCTGATGCCCCAGCGCGGGCACACTCCGGACTGGCTGGGGCCTCCGCCGCTCGGCCCTTCGGCCACGTTCGACGAGGAGATCGCGGCGGTTCGCGGTGCCGACCCCGAGGCGGCCCGCGAGGACACCGCACTGGCGCTCGCGGACACCCCGGGCGCCCTCGAATCCCCGCGCGGGCGCGCCCTGTTGGCCGACCCGGTCCGCATGGTCCAGGAGCTGACCGACCTGCTGGCGGCGGCCTGGCGCGCCCTCGTCGAGCCCGACTGGCCGAGGCTGCGCGCCCTCCTGGAGGCCGACGTGGTCTTCCACTCGCGCCGCCTCGCCGAAGTGGGCCTGGGCGGGCTGCTGTCCGAGCTTGACCGGCGGCTCGCCTGGGACGCCGGCACGCTCACGATCGACGTGAAGGGCGAGCACGTCCGCGAACTCGGCGGCCAGGGCCTGGTGTTGATGCCCAGCGTCTTCTCCTGGCCGAATGTGGTGAGCGGCTTCGAACCGCCCTGGCAGCCGACGCTGGTCTATCCCGCGCGCGGCATCGCGGGCCTGTGGGCCGAGCCGTCCGACCGTACGCCCGAGGCGCTCGCAGCGATCCTCGGGCGCGGCCGGGCCGCCGTCCTGGCCGCGCTCGACGACCCCGCCACCACAACGGGCCTCGCGCACCGCCTAGGCCTCGCGCCCTCGTCGGTGTCGGCGCATCTGTCGGCGCTGCGGGGCGCGGGCCTGCTCGTCTCGCGCCGGTACAGCCACCAGGTGCTGTACGAGAGGACACCGCTGGGCATCGCGCTGCTGTCGGGCGACGCCTGA
- a CDS encoding kelch motif-containing protein, producing the protein MAYRPSKKTLLAIGGIAVLAGLNAPAAIGFASERYYEYKIAQPGYKAKYGSWRHLDIPKEFRTNAIHAALLHTGKVLIVAGSGNEQKKFDEGSFDTVLWDPRAGTFKRIPTPDDFFCAGHAQLPSGRLLVAGGTARYELLTGEVERAGGGMRVKNENPDKPVVLKKGTRFRSPSGVEYVSRFAVTVPKAKRTQEITYNKAGVMQPWKTTVTASEARVFVEAVEPGPRSVTGKQAQYEIVGLKGEEAADTYGLSEKITMDKQDFQGIRAAYEFDPAAEKYVPVAPMDKARWYPTLVGLEDGRVLAVSGLDDVGVIDPGDNEIYDPKTKKWTPGPEHYFPTYPALFLTQGGKLFYPASNAGYGPATLGREPGLWDLKTNKFEKVPGLTDLDRTETSASLLLPPAQDQKVMILGGGGVGESRKATSRTAVIDLRKDNPVFEDGPDLPQGTRYLNSVIMPDDSVFTSNGSSDYRGRSASNILKAQFYDPRSNSFRSAASPRVGRNYHSEGLLLPDGRVATFGSDPLFDDQQNTKLGHFEQRMEIYTPPALHKNGRNRPVLGDGPQEVDGDGRATFATRHPDRIVNARLMRPSAVTHTTDVEQRSIALGLTRTKDSVTVDVPNDRTLVPPGWYMLFVTDAAGTPSEAKWVQVR; encoded by the coding sequence ATGGCCTACCGCCCCTCGAAGAAGACCCTGCTCGCCATCGGCGGCATCGCGGTGCTCGCCGGACTCAACGCCCCGGCCGCGATCGGCTTCGCCTCGGAGCGGTACTACGAGTACAAGATCGCCCAGCCCGGCTACAAGGCGAAGTACGGTTCCTGGCGGCACCTGGACATCCCGAAGGAGTTCCGCACCAACGCCATCCACGCGGCGCTCCTGCACACCGGGAAGGTGCTGATCGTCGCCGGTTCGGGCAACGAGCAGAAGAAGTTCGACGAGGGCTCCTTCGACACCGTCCTGTGGGACCCGAGGGCCGGCACCTTCAAGAGGATCCCCACCCCGGACGACTTCTTCTGCGCCGGGCACGCCCAACTCCCCAGCGGCAGACTGCTGGTGGCCGGCGGCACCGCCCGCTACGAACTGCTCACCGGCGAGGTCGAGCGGGCCGGCGGCGGCATGCGCGTGAAGAACGAGAACCCGGACAAGCCGGTCGTCCTCAAGAAGGGCACCCGTTTCCGCTCGCCGTCCGGCGTCGAGTACGTCAGCAGGTTCGCCGTCACCGTCCCCAAGGCCAAGCGCACGCAGGAGATCACGTACAACAAGGCCGGTGTCATGCAGCCCTGGAAGACGACGGTCACCGCGAGCGAGGCGCGGGTCTTCGTCGAGGCCGTCGAGCCGGGGCCGCGGTCGGTCACGGGCAAGCAGGCCCAGTACGAGATCGTCGGCCTGAAGGGCGAGGAGGCGGCCGACACGTACGGCCTCTCCGAGAAGATCACCATGGACAAGCAGGACTTCCAGGGGATCAGGGCCGCGTACGAGTTCGATCCGGCGGCGGAGAAGTATGTGCCCGTCGCGCCGATGGACAAGGCCCGCTGGTATCCGACGCTCGTCGGTCTGGAGGACGGGCGGGTGCTCGCGGTCTCCGGGCTCGACGACGTCGGGGTGATCGACCCCGGCGACAACGAGATCTACGACCCGAAGACCAAGAAGTGGACCCCGGGCCCCGAGCACTACTTCCCGACCTATCCCGCCCTCTTCCTCACCCAGGGCGGCAAGCTCTTCTACCCGGCCTCGAACGCCGGTTACGGCCCCGCCACCCTCGGCCGCGAACCCGGCCTGTGGGATCTGAAGACCAACAAGTTCGAGAAGGTGCCGGGCCTGACCGACCTCGACCGGACGGAGACCTCGGCCTCCCTGCTCCTTCCTCCCGCCCAGGACCAGAAGGTGATGATCCTCGGCGGCGGAGGCGTCGGCGAGTCCAGGAAGGCGACCTCGCGCACGGCCGTCATCGACCTCAGGAAGGACAACCCCGTCTTCGAGGACGGCCCCGACCTCCCACAGGGCACCCGCTATCTGAACAGCGTGATCATGCCGGACGACTCGGTGTTCACGTCGAACGGCTCCTCGGACTACCGCGGGCGCAGCGCCAGCAACATCCTCAAGGCGCAGTTCTACGACCCCCGGTCCAACTCCTTCCGCTCGGCCGCCTCGCCCAGGGTGGGCCGCAACTACCACTCGGAGGGGCTGCTGCTGCCCGACGGCCGGGTCGCCACCTTCGGCTCCGACCCGCTCTTCGACGACCAGCAGAACACCAAGCTCGGCCACTTCGAGCAGCGCATGGAGATCTACACCCCGCCGGCCCTGCACAAGAACGGCAGGAACCGGCCCGTACTCGGCGACGGCCCCCAGGAGGTCGACGGCGACGGCCGCGCGACCTTCGCCACCCGCCATCCGGACCGGATCGTGAACGCCCGGCTGATGCGGCCCAGCGCGGTCACCCACACGACGGACGTCGAGCAGCGGTCCATCGCGCTCGGACTCACGAGGACGAAGGACTCGGTCACCGTGGACGTACCGAACGACCGGACGCTGGTACCGCCCGGCTGGTACATGCTGTTCGTGACGGACGCGGCCGGGACACCGTCGGAGGCGAAGTGGGTCCAGGTGCGGTAG